The proteins below come from a single Solea solea chromosome 6, fSolSol10.1, whole genome shotgun sequence genomic window:
- the mlnl gene encoding motilin-like isoform X1 encodes MSMRGAVAGFVVLACLVALLAERTEGHITFISPKDMMMWKQKQEGRKDMEPRSEDGQFEEVTVQQLPQVEHDGNLDRTVEIAVRLSPKQLDHVAPVLEGLVHQIVGESQKAK; translated from the exons ATGAGCATGCGCGGAGCAGTGGCTGGTTTTGTGGTGCTGGCGTGCCTGGTGGCACTGCTGGCcgagaggacagagggacacatCACCTTCATCAGCCCAAAGGACATGATGATGTGGAAG CAGAAACAAGAGGGCAGAAAGGACATGGAGCCCCGGTCGGAGGATGGCCAGTTTGAAGAAGTCACCGTGCAACAGCTCCCTCAGGTGGAACATGATGGAAATTTA GATAGAACAGTGGAGATTGCCGTCCGTCTTTCACCCAAACAGCTGGATCACGTGGCACCGGTGCTCGAGGGGCTCGTCCATCAAATTGTCGGGGAGAGTCAGAAAG CCAAATAG
- the mlnl gene encoding motilin-like isoform X2, translated as MSMRGAVAGFVVLACLVALLAERTEGHITFISPKDMMMWKKQEGRKDMEPRSEDGQFEEVTVQQLPQVEHDGNLDRTVEIAVRLSPKQLDHVAPVLEGLVHQIVGESQKAK; from the exons ATGAGCATGCGCGGAGCAGTGGCTGGTTTTGTGGTGCTGGCGTGCCTGGTGGCACTGCTGGCcgagaggacagagggacacatCACCTTCATCAGCCCAAAGGACATGATGATGTGGAAG AAACAAGAGGGCAGAAAGGACATGGAGCCCCGGTCGGAGGATGGCCAGTTTGAAGAAGTCACCGTGCAACAGCTCCCTCAGGTGGAACATGATGGAAATTTA GATAGAACAGTGGAGATTGCCGTCCGTCTTTCACCCAAACAGCTGGATCACGTGGCACCGGTGCTCGAGGGGCTCGTCCATCAAATTGTCGGGGAGAGTCAGAAAG CCAAATAG